Proteins co-encoded in one Capnocytophaga ochracea DSM 7271 genomic window:
- a CDS encoding PASTA domain-containing protein, which yields MEKIKEFLKNSGKKLAWQFAFAIVACIILVWCVLQLLRIYTAHGEYITVPNLSKKTLTEVGVILDKQQLRYEVLDSTEYDPKYPPLSVISQTPEATERVKKNRKIYLNINPSGYHKVTVPKVIQVTRRNAVATLQSVGLAIGRVTYVNNIGKDMVLEMQHDGKPVQPGDKLIKTSRIDLVCGNGLEARDTIPTEIPIEELIGD from the coding sequence ATGGAAAAGATTAAAGAATTCTTAAAAAACTCAGGAAAGAAACTAGCTTGGCAATTTGCTTTTGCCATAGTGGCGTGTATTATATTAGTTTGGTGTGTATTGCAACTCTTGCGCATCTATACGGCGCACGGAGAGTACATTACAGTACCTAATTTGAGCAAGAAAACACTTACCGAAGTAGGGGTGATATTAGATAAGCAACAATTGCGTTATGAGGTGTTGGATTCTACTGAATACGACCCTAAATACCCTCCTCTATCGGTAATCAGTCAGACGCCTGAGGCTACCGAGAGAGTAAAGAAGAACCGCAAAATATACCTTAACATCAATCCGTCGGGCTATCATAAAGTAACAGTGCCTAAGGTGATACAAGTAACGCGCCGGAATGCAGTAGCTACCTTGCAATCGGTAGGGCTTGCAATCGGTAGAGTTACTTATGTGAACAATATAGGGAAGGATATGGTATTGGAGATGCAACACGACGGTAAACCTGTACAACCTGGCGATAAGCTTATTAAAACCTCACGTATAGACCTTGTGTGTGGCAACGGCTTAGAGGCTCGGGATACTATCCCTACCGAAATACCTATTGAAGAACTGATAGGAGATTAG
- a CDS encoding ABC transporter ATP-binding protein, with protein MLNLKNIFFAYEGQDPILQDISFELAQGEHLSLMGESGCGKSTLLKAIYGLIDVQEGTIHFHNERVRGPSWQLVPGFKTMKYLAQDFGLGPYHTVAENVGKFISNLDLTYKKERVMELLTLVGMERFAPLKALNLSGGEKQRVALAMALAQEPQLLLLDEPFSQVDNFRKNELQRTLFTYLKEQNISCIVATHDGKDALSYSDKTLIMRDGKLLFFNNTLSVYFQNTDYYTASLFGEVSWHNGKLFKPQQIIITATSDWEATVQYCYFQGAQYLIEATSVEGKVYFYNDTPIEKGEKVWLRIL; from the coding sequence ATGCTAAACCTTAAAAATATATTCTTTGCTTATGAAGGGCAAGACCCTATACTGCAAGACATTTCTTTTGAGTTGGCGCAAGGTGAGCACCTTTCGCTGATGGGAGAAAGTGGTTGTGGCAAGAGTACCTTGCTGAAAGCTATTTATGGTCTTATTGATGTGCAAGAAGGTACTATACACTTCCACAACGAGCGCGTAAGGGGGCCTTCTTGGCAGTTAGTGCCTGGGTTTAAAACGATGAAATACCTCGCACAGGACTTTGGGTTAGGCCCTTATCACACGGTAGCTGAAAATGTAGGAAAGTTTATATCTAACCTCGATTTAACCTATAAAAAAGAGCGCGTAATGGAGTTGCTCACCTTGGTGGGAATGGAACGTTTTGCGCCCCTAAAAGCACTGAATCTCAGCGGTGGTGAGAAACAGCGTGTGGCATTGGCAATGGCATTGGCACAAGAACCTCAATTGTTATTGCTTGACGAACCTTTTAGTCAGGTGGATAATTTTAGAAAGAACGAACTACAACGCACTCTCTTCACCTATTTGAAAGAGCAAAACATTAGCTGTATAGTGGCTACTCACGACGGTAAAGATGCGCTTTCTTACTCCGATAAAACCCTTATTATGCGCGACGGGAAGCTATTGTTTTTTAACAATACGCTTTCGGTTTATTTCCAAAATACCGATTATTACACCGCTTCTTTGTTTGGAGAAGTGAGTTGGCATAACGGCAAACTCTTCAAACCCCAACAGATTATCATTACTGCAACCTCTGATTGGGAAGCTACTGTACAATACTGTTATTTTCAAGGAGCACAATACCTTATAGAAGCTACTTCGGTAGAAGGGAAAGTGTACTTCTACAACGATACCCCCATAGAGAAAGGGGAGAAGGTGTGGTTGAGGATATTGTAG
- the pheS gene encoding phenylalanine--tRNA ligase subunit alpha yields the protein MIIDKIKEHIAKIEDFSAKTKEELEQFRIQYLGKKGVLNDFFTAFKEVPKEEKKTFGQVVNELKQKVEAKVQEWRERLEEHSESKGIYGDLSRPATPSPIGARHPISIVKNEIVNIFANIGFNVSDGPEIEDDWHNFTALNLPEYHPARDMQDTFFIQTNPDILLRTHTSSVQIRYMEGHQPPIRTISPGRVFRNEAISARSHCLFHQVEGLYIDKNVSFADLKQTLLYFTKEMFGKSRIRLRPSYFPFTEPSAEVDIYWGLNNEVDYRITKGTGWLEIMGCGMTDPNVLKNCGFDSEVYSGFAFGMGVERIAMLLYQIGDIRMFYENDMRFLEQFKSAL from the coding sequence ATGATTATTGATAAAATAAAAGAGCATATTGCTAAGATAGAAGATTTTAGCGCAAAAACTAAGGAAGAACTTGAACAATTCCGCATTCAGTACCTCGGTAAAAAAGGGGTGCTCAACGACTTTTTTACCGCTTTTAAAGAGGTGCCTAAGGAGGAGAAAAAGACTTTTGGGCAGGTAGTGAATGAGCTCAAACAAAAAGTAGAAGCCAAAGTACAAGAATGGCGCGAGCGTTTGGAAGAACACAGTGAAAGCAAAGGTATATACGGCGACTTGAGTCGTCCTGCGACCCCTTCGCCTATCGGGGCGCGCCACCCTATTTCGATAGTTAAAAACGAAATTGTGAATATCTTTGCCAATATAGGTTTTAACGTATCGGACGGACCTGAGATAGAAGACGACTGGCATAACTTTACTGCCCTCAACCTTCCTGAATATCACCCTGCTCGTGATATGCAGGACACGTTTTTTATACAAACTAATCCGGATATTCTCTTACGTACCCATACCAGTTCGGTGCAAATACGCTATATGGAGGGACATCAGCCACCTATACGGACGATTTCGCCGGGTAGAGTATTCCGCAACGAAGCTATTTCGGCACGTTCACACTGTTTGTTCCACCAAGTAGAAGGCTTATATATAGATAAAAACGTATCGTTTGCTGACCTGAAACAAACTTTGTTGTACTTTACTAAGGAGATGTTCGGCAAGTCGCGTATACGTTTGCGTCCGTCGTACTTCCCTTTTACCGAGCCAAGTGCTGAGGTAGACATCTATTGGGGACTCAATAACGAGGTGGATTACCGCATTACCAAAGGTACTGGTTGGTTGGAAATTATGGGTTGTGGTATGACTGACCCTAACGTACTTAAAAACTGTGGTTTTGATAGTGAGGTATACAGTGGTTTTGCCTTCGGTATGGGAGTTGAACGCATTGCAATGCTTTTGTACCAAATAGGGGATATACGTATGTTCTATGAGAACGATATGCGTTTCTTGGAACAGTTTAAAAGTGCGCTCTAA
- a CDS encoding zinc-dependent metalloprotease, with amino-acid sequence MKKHLLILFLSFTTMIFAQKIPAVKDTITKDTTKTKTTEKPEKTPEQKRAEEYAKLIKKKGIERNGLFTIRKIEDKWYFEVPDSLLNRYLLCVTRLKAAPHNFGLYAGEKVNEQTVYFEQKGDKTLLLRSFLNLQEAGTDDNISVAVANSSANPVVASFTVIGRNPKTKAQLIDITDFFKQDNSVTSFSSNAKTQMKIGAIATDRSFVDDIRPYPINVEVNTLKTFNASPSTIPSANKVGAITLELNISMVLLPKTPMQKRLFDPRVGFFATRYIKFSDQQQRTETEYYIHRFRLEPRKEDVKKYLSGQLVRPKKQIVFYIDPATPKQWQKYLILGVNDWNVAFEQAGFKEAIVAKPWPNDPSMSLEDARFNVIRYLPSEKSNAYGPNIADPRSGEIIECHVGWYHNVMKLLNQWYMIQAGAVDKRARTMEFNEELMGDLVRFVSSHEIGHCLGLRHNMGASSQTPVEKLRDKKWVEANGHTASIMDYARFNYVAQPEDNISSKGLYPRIGIYDKWAIEWGYRYYGNKYKDKYAEQEALAEMVTQKLKANPRLWFGGEGKDEDPRAQTEDLSDNVMKANTYGLKNLRYIVQHLPEWTKQPNDKYEHLDEMQTAAYMQYFRYLKHVLKHIGNRYVGIIGEKEVYKEVPKEKVKEAINYLDKELFEAPLWLYPQEIVEKTGATPDKNIISMQNLTLSVLLGEQTLYNLYNQSLTSKNPYPLNEYLQDVFKAVWKPLNHPDARQNTYRRGIERLYLSQIDRLINAPAEAKNSKAASIQQVSDVRLFALQHLDMIEAFAKQALAKEPASSINHLHYQEIIKEIERIKDPKK; translated from the coding sequence ATGAAAAAACACTTACTTATACTTTTCCTATCATTTACAACAATGATTTTCGCGCAGAAAATACCTGCTGTGAAAGATACCATTACTAAAGATACTACTAAAACCAAAACAACTGAAAAACCCGAAAAGACTCCTGAGCAAAAGCGCGCTGAAGAGTACGCTAAACTCATCAAAAAAAAGGGTATAGAGCGCAACGGACTCTTTACTATCCGTAAGATTGAGGATAAATGGTACTTTGAAGTCCCCGATTCCCTTCTTAATCGCTATTTGCTATGCGTAACGCGACTCAAAGCGGCTCCTCATAACTTCGGACTCTATGCAGGCGAAAAAGTGAATGAACAAACCGTCTATTTCGAGCAGAAAGGCGATAAAACACTTCTCTTGCGCTCTTTCCTCAATCTGCAAGAAGCGGGTACCGACGATAATATCTCGGTAGCAGTCGCCAATTCGAGTGCAAATCCTGTGGTGGCATCGTTCACCGTTATCGGGCGCAACCCCAAAACCAAAGCACAACTCATCGACATCACCGATTTCTTCAAGCAAGACAACAGCGTTACCTCTTTCTCATCGAATGCAAAAACCCAAATGAAAATAGGCGCTATCGCTACCGATCGTTCTTTTGTAGACGATATACGCCCTTATCCTATCAACGTAGAGGTCAATACCCTCAAAACGTTCAACGCTTCACCCAGTACGATTCCGTCAGCAAACAAGGTAGGGGCTATTACCTTAGAACTGAATATCTCTATGGTGCTCTTGCCTAAAACACCTATGCAAAAACGCCTTTTCGACCCTCGTGTGGGCTTTTTCGCTACCCGATACATCAAGTTCAGCGACCAGCAACAACGCACCGAAACTGAATATTACATACACCGTTTCCGCTTAGAACCTCGCAAAGAAGACGTCAAAAAATATCTCAGCGGTCAGTTAGTACGCCCCAAAAAGCAAATTGTGTTCTATATCGACCCTGCTACGCCTAAACAATGGCAAAAATACCTCATTTTGGGCGTAAACGATTGGAATGTTGCTTTCGAACAAGCGGGATTCAAAGAGGCTATTGTCGCAAAACCTTGGCCTAACGACCCTTCAATGAGTTTAGAAGATGCCCGCTTCAACGTAATTCGCTACCTCCCTTCCGAAAAAAGTAACGCCTACGGTCCTAACATCGCCGACCCTCGCAGTGGTGAAATTATAGAATGCCACGTAGGCTGGTATCACAACGTGATGAAACTCCTCAACCAGTGGTATATGATTCAGGCAGGTGCTGTCGATAAACGCGCTCGTACTATGGAGTTCAACGAGGAACTAATGGGCGACCTCGTGCGCTTTGTCTCCTCTCACGAAATAGGGCACTGCTTAGGTTTGCGCCACAATATGGGCGCCAGCAGTCAAACGCCTGTCGAAAAACTCCGCGACAAAAAATGGGTAGAAGCCAATGGGCATACCGCTTCCATTATGGACTATGCGCGTTTTAACTATGTGGCACAGCCCGAAGACAATATCAGTAGCAAAGGACTCTATCCGCGTATAGGCATCTACGACAAATGGGCAATCGAATGGGGATATCGCTATTACGGCAACAAATATAAAGACAAGTATGCTGAACAAGAGGCGCTTGCCGAAATGGTTACCCAAAAACTCAAAGCCAATCCGCGATTGTGGTTCGGAGGGGAAGGCAAAGATGAAGACCCTCGTGCACAAACCGAAGACCTTTCAGACAACGTAATGAAAGCCAATACTTACGGATTGAAAAACCTCCGCTATATTGTGCAACACCTCCCCGAATGGACTAAACAGCCTAACGACAAATACGAGCATTTAGATGAAATGCAAACCGCTGCCTATATGCAGTATTTCCGCTATTTAAAACACGTGCTCAAACACATTGGTAATAGATATGTGGGCATTATCGGTGAGAAAGAAGTCTATAAAGAAGTGCCCAAAGAGAAGGTAAAAGAAGCTATTAACTATTTAGATAAAGAACTTTTTGAAGCGCCTTTGTGGTTATATCCTCAGGAAATAGTAGAAAAAACAGGAGCAACCCCCGATAAGAACATCATCAGTATGCAAAACCTTACCCTGAGTGTGCTTTTAGGAGAGCAAACCCTCTACAACCTTTATAACCAATCGCTCACCTCCAAGAATCCTTATCCGCTAAACGAATATCTGCAAGATGTATTCAAAGCGGTATGGAAACCCCTCAACCACCCCGATGCTCGCCAAAACACTTATCGTCGTGGGATAGAACGCTTGTACCTCTCTCAAATCGATAGGCTCATCAATGCGCCTGCTGAGGCTAAAAACAGCAAAGCTGCGAGCATACAGCAAGTATCCGATGTGCGCCTCTTTGCCTTACAACATTTAGATATGATTGAGGCTTTCGCCAAACAAGCACTTGCCAAAGAACCTGCTTCATCTATTAACCATCTACACTACCAAGAAATTATAAAGGAAATAGAACGTATTAAAGACCCTAAAAAATAG
- a CDS encoding Bcr/CflA family multidrug efflux MFS transporter encodes MLEPEELKDSKPDLLFILIMGLLSMLTPLAIDMYLPAFVKIANDLNVSEEMISQTLALFTLGFAFGQLFWGPLSDSYGRKPIILIGIITSALVSLVITQIHHIHHFYILRFVQGFFGASPAVVTGALLRDLFAKNEFARQMSMIMIVTMIAPLIAPVLGGHLTDWFHWHIIFYVLMVLGLLAALLVSYKIPETLPKFKRVPLKIGNTLRIYGKLLSNKKVLGYIFCNSLSYSGMFCFITTGSIVYTKLFGVAPQHFGYFFLLNVIVMMTATSLNGKFVTKIGVEKSLRLGLTIQLIAGAWLVICGIFHLGLWATVAGVSMFVGLVSVVSSSANAAILDMYPEVAGTANSLTGMLRFGIGSVVGAVLSLFAITSERPMVFAMAICIGVGALSYLLLVARRTISK; translated from the coding sequence GTGTTAGAACCCGAAGAACTCAAAGACTCAAAACCCGACCTACTGTTTATCCTCATTATGGGACTCCTATCGATGCTCACCCCTCTGGCTATCGATATGTACCTCCCTGCCTTTGTGAAGATTGCTAATGATTTGAATGTATCCGAAGAGATGATATCTCAAACCTTAGCACTCTTTACCCTTGGTTTTGCTTTTGGGCAACTCTTCTGGGGACCTCTATCCGATAGTTATGGGCGCAAACCTATCATTCTTATCGGGATTATCACCTCAGCATTGGTGTCGTTAGTGATTACGCAAATTCACCATATCCATCACTTTTATATACTGCGCTTTGTACAAGGCTTTTTTGGAGCCTCACCAGCGGTAGTAACGGGTGCCCTCTTGCGCGACCTTTTCGCCAAGAACGAGTTTGCCCGCCAAATGTCGATGATTATGATTGTTACGATGATTGCCCCACTTATCGCCCCCGTACTGGGCGGTCACCTCACCGACTGGTTTCATTGGCATATCATCTTCTACGTGCTGATGGTTTTAGGACTCTTGGCAGCGCTCTTAGTGAGTTATAAAATCCCTGAAACGCTTCCTAAGTTCAAGCGTGTTCCTTTGAAAATAGGCAACACCTTACGCATTTATGGCAAGCTCCTCAGCAATAAAAAGGTATTGGGGTATATTTTCTGCAATTCGCTTTCCTATTCAGGAATGTTTTGCTTTATCACCACGGGGTCTATTGTGTACACCAAACTCTTTGGGGTAGCTCCTCAGCATTTTGGATACTTTTTCCTTCTCAATGTAATTGTAATGATGACGGCAACCTCGCTCAATGGCAAATTCGTCACCAAAATAGGCGTAGAAAAATCCTTGCGCTTGGGGCTTACTATCCAACTCATTGCAGGAGCGTGGCTGGTGATATGTGGTATTTTTCATTTGGGATTATGGGCTACCGTAGCAGGAGTTTCAATGTTTGTAGGTTTGGTATCGGTAGTGTCCAGCAGTGCCAATGCCGCCATTTTGGATATGTACCCCGAAGTAGCCGGTACCGCCAATTCACTCACAGGAATGTTGCGTTTTGGTATCGGTTCGGTAGTAGGAGCAGTGCTCTCGCTTTTCGCCATCACCTCCGAGCGCCCAATGGTATTTGCAATGGCAATATGTATAGGAGTAGGCGCCCTCAGCTACTTGCTGTTAGTCGCCCGTCGCACCATTAGCAAATAA
- a CDS encoding P-loop NTPase family protein produces the protein MIVLITGASHTGKTFLAQKLLEKYKYPYLSIDHLKMGLIRSGYTKLTLENDKALTDYMWPIIREMIKTAIENKQNLIIEGVYIPFDWEKDFTKKYLEDIKCYCLVMSENYIKTHFDDIKKYAKVIENRLEDDWCTMESVLDDNAQFLALAKKHNTNFILIDDRYKVNIEL, from the coding sequence ATGATTGTTTTAATTACTGGAGCTTCACACACAGGTAAGACTTTTTTAGCTCAAAAGCTATTAGAAAAATATAAATACCCATATCTATCAATAGATCACTTAAAAATGGGATTAATTCGCAGTGGTTATACTAAACTTACCTTAGAAAATGATAAAGCACTTACAGATTATATGTGGCCTATTATTCGTGAAATGATTAAAACAGCCATAGAAAACAAACAAAATCTTATCATTGAAGGAGTATATATTCCTTTTGACTGGGAGAAAGATTTTACAAAAAAATATCTCGAGGATATTAAATGTTATTGTCTTGTAATGAGTGAAAACTATATTAAAACCCACTTTGATGATATAAAGAAATATGCAAAAGTCATAGAAAACCGTTTAGAAGATGATTGGTGTACAATGGAAAGTGTTTTAGATGATAATGCACAGTTTTTAGCTCTTGCAAAGAAACACAACACTAATTTTATACTGATTGATGATAGATATAAGGTAAATATCGAGCTATGA
- a CDS encoding glycoside hydrolase family 16 protein, with the protein MNMKPFTLLLFTLALMSWGCSKKEEVNEKPWKLVWEDNFDRNDIFSTGVWTKMNRWGDNCCNTMSKDPSLFEIKDGKMILLGVTNKDLKKDPSPYLTAGVWTKEKKFFQKGKIEVRCKLEGTQGAWPAIWLVTKDTKWPEEGGEIDLIERLNYDPFVYHTVHSPFTHKKKAGPKNSTSFPINPDDYNTYAVDFEGDVIRFYVNGLPSFVYSRMPGKESEKQFPFDLPFFLIIDMQLGGEWVGEVKPFDKPVRMYIDWVRFYQR; encoded by the coding sequence ATGAATATGAAACCTTTTACATTATTACTATTTACGTTGGCTCTTATGAGCTGGGGTTGTTCAAAGAAAGAGGAGGTTAATGAGAAACCTTGGAAATTGGTATGGGAAGATAATTTCGACAGAAATGATATTTTCTCGACAGGAGTGTGGACAAAAATGAACCGTTGGGGAGACAACTGTTGCAACACAATGAGCAAAGACCCGAGTTTGTTTGAGATAAAGGACGGTAAGATGATTCTTTTAGGGGTGACTAATAAAGATTTAAAAAAAGACCCTTCGCCTTACCTTACTGCGGGTGTTTGGACTAAAGAAAAGAAGTTTTTCCAAAAAGGGAAGATAGAAGTACGCTGTAAGTTAGAAGGCACGCAAGGAGCGTGGCCTGCTATATGGTTGGTTACCAAAGATACTAAATGGCCTGAAGAAGGAGGAGAGATAGACCTTATAGAACGCTTAAATTACGACCCTTTTGTGTATCACACTGTGCATTCGCCGTTTACACATAAAAAGAAAGCAGGACCAAAAAACTCTACTTCTTTCCCTATTAATCCAGATGACTACAACACTTACGCAGTGGATTTTGAAGGAGATGTGATACGGTTTTACGTAAACGGACTGCCTTCATTTGTCTACTCGCGTATGCCTGGTAAGGAGAGTGAAAAGCAATTCCCGTTTGATTTGCCTTTCTTTTTGATTATTGATATGCAACTGGGAGGTGAATGGGTAGGCGAAGTAAAGCCGTTTGATAAACCCGTGAGAATGTATATTGATTGGGTGCGGTTTTATCAGAGGTAA
- the aat gene encoding leucyl/phenylalanyl-tRNA--protein transferase, whose product MIYLTNDKTSFPSPDTASEEGIVALGGNLTPERLIEAYSEGIFPWYNEGEPVVWWCPDPRFVLFREKLHISKHMRKMLREAPYRVTYNHCFTEVMRQCATVPRKDQDGTWIHPELIEAYTGLHKRGIAHSVEVWEGDVLIGGLYGLKMGKIFCGESMFSKRNNASEYGFITYLQAHPDIALVDCQIYSEYLERLGAEEIPRKEFLALLGKAYEERENEKIIT is encoded by the coding sequence ATGATATACTTAACGAACGATAAAACATCTTTTCCTTCCCCCGATACGGCTTCGGAGGAAGGAATTGTTGCTTTAGGAGGGAACCTTACCCCTGAACGGCTTATTGAGGCGTATTCGGAGGGTATTTTCCCGTGGTATAACGAAGGAGAGCCGGTAGTTTGGTGGTGTCCTGACCCGCGTTTTGTACTCTTTCGGGAGAAATTGCATATCAGCAAGCATATGCGTAAGATGTTACGCGAAGCACCTTATCGCGTTACTTATAACCATTGTTTTACTGAGGTGATGCGACAGTGCGCTACTGTTCCGCGTAAAGACCAAGACGGCACGTGGATTCACCCTGAACTGATAGAAGCCTATACAGGCTTGCATAAAAGAGGGATAGCGCACTCGGTAGAGGTGTGGGAAGGAGATGTGCTCATAGGAGGTTTATACGGGCTAAAAATGGGCAAAATCTTTTGTGGGGAGAGTATGTTTAGCAAGCGTAATAATGCGTCAGAATACGGCTTTATCACCTACCTGCAAGCACACCCCGATATAGCATTGGTAGATTGCCAAATATACAGCGAGTACTTAGAGCGTTTGGGAGCAGAGGAAATACCTCGCAAAGAGTTTTTGGCGCTTTTAGGTAAGGCATATGAAGAAAGAGAAAATGAAAAAATAATAACTTAA
- a CDS encoding DUF3127 domain-containing protein, translating into MEIQGRIIKISPTQTVGQNGFQRRDVVISTEEQYPQYIPFDFVQEKCVLLDNFQVGQLVRISFNIRGREWVNPQGETKYIVNLQGWRIENAEVAQGAYPPPQGQYPPQGQPAYPPQGYAQPQYQQAPPQYQQAPPQYQQTPAQYPPQAPQQAFSAPDPAQGASAPTEEDDLPF; encoded by the coding sequence ATGGAAATTCAAGGACGAATTATAAAGATTAGCCCTACACAAACCGTAGGACAAAACGGCTTTCAACGCCGTGATGTGGTGATTTCTACTGAGGAACAATACCCCCAGTATATCCCTTTTGACTTTGTACAAGAAAAATGTGTACTTCTCGACAACTTTCAGGTAGGGCAATTGGTACGCATCAGTTTCAATATTCGCGGTCGTGAATGGGTAAACCCACAAGGAGAAACTAAATATATTGTGAACTTACAAGGATGGCGTATTGAAAATGCTGAGGTGGCACAAGGAGCCTATCCCCCTCCGCAAGGGCAATATCCACCACAGGGGCAACCTGCTTATCCGCCACAAGGATATGCACAACCACAATATCAGCAAGCGCCTCCGCAATATCAGCAAGCCCCACCACAATACCAACAAACGCCCGCTCAGTATCCGCCACAAGCCCCTCAGCAGGCTTTTAGTGCACCAGACCCCGCACAGGGAGCTTCTGCCCCTACTGAGGAAGACGATTTGCCATTCTAA
- a CDS encoding DUF3784 domain-containing protein, whose amino-acid sequence MGFLISKFPNLLSGYNTLSDEEKESLKNTEYTLYLRNVFIICGLASIFLTFLSRSLVWDICISILLGLLIPILSVLRFNPIKKQASSKKDFYIVLFLIGAVCIFLFYGMRESDIEVSKERIENSGLYHFNIKMKDIDSITLVNELPKFVLRTNGFDVGIIKKGFFKTEKGDVYKLSLRVNTKPYIKIYHSKNQILLLNYGDSIQTLQLFNNIKTHMK is encoded by the coding sequence ATGGGATTTCTAATCTCAAAATTCCCTAACTTATTATCAGGCTATAACACATTGTCTGATGAAGAGAAAGAATCTTTAAAAAACACAGAGTATACGCTATATCTGCGTAATGTCTTTATTATTTGTGGATTAGCTTCTATTTTTTTAACTTTTTTGTCTCGTTCCCTTGTCTGGGATATTTGTATTTCCATATTATTAGGCTTGCTTATTCCCATTTTATCCGTACTACGATTTAATCCTATAAAAAAACAAGCTTCTTCTAAAAAAGATTTTTACATTGTTCTTTTCTTAATCGGGGCTGTGTGTATTTTTCTTTTTTATGGAATGAGAGAAAGTGATATTGAGGTTAGCAAAGAAAGAATTGAGAATTCAGGTCTTTATCATTTTAATATTAAAATGAAAGATATTGATTCAATAACTCTTGTTAACGAATTACCTAAATTTGTTTTGCGAACTAACGGGTTTGATGTAGGAATCATCAAAAAGGGATTTTTTAAAACCGAAAAAGGTGATGTATATAAACTTTCTTTACGTGTTAATACAAAACCTTACATTAAGATTTATCACTCCAAAAATCAAATACTTCTTTTGAATTATGGCGATTCTATACAAACTTTACAATTATTCAATAATATCAAAACACATATGAAATGA